The following are encoded together in the Pseudodesulfovibrio indicus genome:
- a CDS encoding sodium/substrate symporter small subunit: protein MDQIERIRKRQLKFALGVGIPYFAFVIGTFLLVYLAGAAVSKVSILGFPLHYWLVAIAIYPITWGLFIWYVNKANTIEDEIAEAVEGE from the coding sequence ATGGATCAGATCGAAAGGATTCGTAAACGGCAACTCAAATTCGCCCTGGGCGTCGGCATTCCCTATTTCGCCTTCGTCATCGGCACCTTCCTGCTCGTCTATCTGGCGGGGGCGGCGGTATCCAAGGTCAGCATCCTGGGATTCCCCCTGCACTACTGGCTGGTGGCCATCGCCATCTACCCCATCACCTGGGGACTGTTCATCTGGTACGTGAACAAGGCCAATACCATAGAAGACGAGATCGCCGAAGCGGTCGAAGGAGAATAA